Proteins encoded within one genomic window of Candidatus Methylacidiphilales bacterium:
- a CDS encoding ATP-dependent helicase has protein sequence MDFNDIVSEYSGGYAIVNAVPGSGKTSILAKIAAVLQNQHARILVVTYTNSGVISFQNRLRSIRHKDPYPLEGCDIVTLHSLAKRIIDYDPYRIGLSPNYEVADEGRSKWMLYKVIDEFRTKNQDEYKKAAVSFKNIYDMTNRVYRFMRFWMSKINLQDDQYINNLIYNKPELMLCRKVVDIYQRMSLASSVLDFDSMIYYAINMLNKYDDIRDHFCNYWSYILEDESQDSTISQIHMLSVLSQKHGNWIRVGDPNQSIMTTFSPVYAKRLDAAFQIASNHEKNNREIKRYFIFDNKRSFHGIIRLANALVNVISAKHTDSYIKEKAFVIQGDMQPKSNLSGSLPIYHCFKNKKEEYFFVFQDVANYMAHHPHSSCAILVPNNQIGAELLKFFSHKTTGTDLSDHLSVNIKWGKSEDIFINFIHSVFKLLDNLSNKKVFIEAIQAYIKYKNRGINSDYERNITKYLSGYNLKDFLGGKSEGHMYNLDNKSLQIVEEFSNLMRDVLKSYGQTPDAIIGQIATIIGASPAEYSVVLHIKKIIQSQYHIYTGEFKNTLMLLEYLNKNSIYEAFTDQPNPSPGYITISTVHKSKGLEWDRVYLVAVDETHYPYRLSENRSSSEFRYDAIDDLAYYIVNDQPAKTKYDLERYLICEKMRLLYVGITRSRHDLIMTSSGSPHKLIERICKSLSRPNELNQSNQVV, from the coding sequence ATGGATTTTAATGATATTGTCAGTGAATATTCCGGTGGTTATGCCATAGTCAATGCAGTTCCAGGCAGTGGAAAAACTAGTATATTAGCAAAAATTGCCGCTGTTCTACAAAATCAACATGCACGTATTCTTGTCGTTACTTACACAAATAGTGGTGTAATTAGTTTTCAAAATCGTTTAAGATCGATTCGCCATAAAGATCCATATCCACTCGAAGGATGTGATATTGTCACATTGCACAGCTTAGCCAAGAGAATAATTGATTATGATCCTTACCGTATCGGGCTTAGCCCAAATTATGAAGTAGCAGATGAAGGAAGATCAAAGTGGATGTTGTATAAAGTAATTGATGAGTTTCGAACAAAAAACCAAGATGAATATAAAAAGGCAGCAGTCTCATTTAAAAATATCTATGACATGACTAATCGTGTTTATCGTTTTATGCGTTTTTGGATGAGTAAAATAAATCTACAAGATGATCAATATATCAATAATTTGATATATAACAAGCCGGAGCTTATGTTATGTAGAAAAGTGGTGGATATTTATCAAAGAATGAGCTTGGCATCAAGCGTATTAGATTTTGATAGCATGATCTACTATGCTATCAATATGTTAAATAAATATGATGATATAAGAGATCATTTTTGTAATTATTGGTCTTATATTTTAGAGGACGAATCTCAAGATAGCACCATCAGTCAAATTCATATGCTATCTGTTTTATCTCAAAAACATGGCAATTGGATAAGGGTAGGTGATCCTAATCAAAGTATCATGACTACATTTTCTCCTGTTTATGCGAAGAGATTAGACGCTGCCTTTCAAATTGCAAGTAATCACGAAAAAAATAACCGAGAGATAAAACGCTATTTTATTTTCGACAATAAAAGATCTTTCCATGGAATTATTCGATTAGCCAATGCTTTAGTAAATGTGATTAGCGCAAAACATACAGATAGTTATATTAAAGAAAAGGCGTTCGTCATACAAGGAGATATGCAACCTAAAAGTAACTTATCTGGTAGTCTCCCAATATACCATTGCTTTAAGAATAAAAAAGAAGAATATTTCTTTGTCTTTCAAGATGTTGCTAATTATATGGCACATCATCCCCATTCTTCTTGTGCTATTCTTGTTCCAAACAACCAAATTGGAGCTGAATTGCTTAAATTCTTCTCTCATAAGACAACTGGGACAGATTTATCTGATCATTTGTCTGTCAATATAAAGTGGGGCAAATCTGAGGATATATTCATCAATTTTATACATTCAGTTTTCAAGCTACTGGATAATCTTAGCAACAAAAAAGTATTTATTGAAGCAATACAAGCCTATATTAAGTATAAAAATAGAGGGATTAACTCAGATTATGAAAGAAATATAACGAAATACTTGTCTGGATATAATCTGAAAGATTTTTTGGGAGGTAAATCAGAAGGCCATATGTATAATTTAGATAATAAAAGCCTGCAGATAGTTGAAGAGTTTTCAAATTTAATGCGGGACGTTTTGAAATCATATGGTCAAACTCCAGATGCAATTATCGGCCAAATTGCTACAATAATCGGGGCGTCTCCAGCTGAATATTCGGTTGTCTTACATATTAAAAAAATTATACAGTCTCAATATCATATATATACTGGTGAGTTTAAAAATACCCTGATGCTACTTGAATATTTAAACAAGAACAGCATTTATGAAGCATTCACTGATCAACCTAATCCTTCTCCTGGTTATATTACAATATCAACTGTGCATAAGTCTAAAGGTTTAGAATGGGACAGGGTTTATCTCGTTGCAGTCGATGAAACTCATTATCCATATAGACTAAGCGAAAACAGATCGTCTTCAGAATTTAGATACGACGCTATCGATGACCTGGCTTATTATATCGTTAACGATCAACCCGCGAAAACAAAATACGATTTAGAGAGATATTTGATATGCGAAAAAATGAGATTGCTTTATGTTGGTATCACAAGATCACGCCATGATCTTATTATGACAAGCTCTGGATCACCTCATAAGTTAATAGAAAGAATATGCAAAAGTTTGTCTAGACCAAATGAATTGAATCAATCGAATCAGGTTGTATAA